In Haemophilus parainfluenzae, one genomic interval encodes:
- a CDS encoding monovalent cation:proton antiporter-2 (CPA2) family protein — protein MSNVVSPELIKTVVLLATSVTIVPLFKRIGLGSVLGYLVAGCLIGPSVFGVVKDAESILHMAELGVVMFLFIIGLEMHPERLWAMRKAIFGRGFLQVGLCGALLTFAGIYILNLPKEVAFIAGMGFTLSSTAIVMQVLEERGITNTPKGQRVISTLIFEDLSIVPLLASIAFLTPETKHIEHQTNWTSIAIALGAVVGLVVAGKWLMNPIFRLISKAHIREMMTAAALLVVLGAALAMEASGLSMAMGAFVAGVMLSESAFRHQLEADIEPFRGLLLGLFFMGVGMSLDLSLVFNDAVWLLGIVCLYIVGKALAVYTVARITKLDRTESVGRMTIMAHGGEFAFVLFSAATTAGVMTKDQNATFTAAVIISMLFSPLIGLLMRKINQRKSANQEEKVDTSDLDPIVDLEDSVLVIGFGRFSQIVCQSLLVRGINVSVIDRNIENIRAAAKFGFKVYYGDGIRLDVLRAAGIEKAKCVVIGINDTQRIENIVQNLKDAYPKLPILARTYDRQTTVSLIKQDVDFIVRETFESALTLSHATLVQLGVNKIEADEIIAEVRYLDQERLNEEVLHGFSTDIIRKYWMPKPFIKPHSDAKALNEEAAEILEKEDEINDEAAVETLLHDDSETEKQKEVE, from the coding sequence ATGTCGAATGTCGTCAGCCCTGAATTAATTAAAACTGTAGTCCTGCTTGCTACCAGTGTCACTATCGTGCCGCTTTTTAAGCGTATTGGCTTAGGTAGCGTGTTAGGCTATTTAGTGGCTGGCTGTTTAATTGGTCCTTCCGTTTTCGGCGTAGTGAAAGATGCCGAATCGATTCTGCATATGGCTGAACTTGGCGTGGTGATGTTCTTATTTATTATCGGTTTGGAGATGCATCCGGAACGTTTATGGGCCATGCGAAAAGCGATCTTCGGACGGGGCTTTCTACAAGTCGGGCTGTGTGGTGCTCTGCTTACCTTTGCGGGTATCTATATTTTAAATCTTCCTAAAGAAGTCGCATTTATTGCGGGTATGGGCTTTACCCTTTCTTCCACCGCTATTGTGATGCAGGTATTAGAAGAACGCGGGATTACGAATACACCAAAAGGCCAACGAGTTATTTCTACCTTAATTTTTGAAGATTTATCCATTGTACCATTATTGGCTTCTATTGCCTTTTTAACGCCCGAAACCAAACATATTGAACATCAAACAAACTGGACATCTATTGCTATTGCACTCGGCGCCGTTGTCGGTTTAGTCGTTGCGGGTAAATGGTTAATGAACCCAATTTTCCGTTTGATTTCCAAAGCGCATATTCGCGAAATGATGACAGCAGCTGCATTACTTGTAGTGTTAGGTGCGGCATTAGCAATGGAAGCGAGCGGCCTTTCAATGGCGATGGGCGCATTCGTTGCGGGTGTAATGCTTTCAGAGTCCGCATTCCGCCACCAATTAGAAGCCGATATTGAACCATTCCGTGGTTTATTGCTTGGTCTCTTCTTTATGGGCGTGGGAATGTCGCTTGACCTCAGTTTAGTCTTCAATGATGCGGTTTGGTTGTTAGGTATCGTATGCCTTTACATCGTCGGCAAAGCCTTAGCCGTTTATACCGTAGCGCGTATTACGAAACTAGACCGTACCGAATCTGTTGGCCGAATGACCATCATGGCACACGGTGGGGAATTTGCATTCGTACTCTTCTCTGCTGCGACCACTGCAGGCGTGATGACAAAAGATCAAAATGCGACTTTTACCGCTGCAGTCATTATCTCAATGTTATTCTCACCATTGATTGGCTTATTAATGCGTAAAATTAACCAACGCAAATCAGCGAATCAAGAGGAAAAAGTCGATACTAGCGATCTCGATCCAATTGTAGATTTAGAAGATAGCGTGCTCGTGATTGGTTTTGGTCGTTTCAGCCAAATCGTGTGTCAATCGCTTCTTGTTCGAGGTATTAACGTCTCGGTGATTGACCGCAACATTGAAAACATTCGTGCAGCAGCGAAATTCGGTTTTAAAGTCTATTACGGTGACGGTATTCGTCTTGATGTATTACGTGCCGCGGGTATCGAAAAAGCTAAATGTGTTGTCATTGGGATTAACGATACACAACGTATTGAAAACATCGTTCAGAATTTGAAAGATGCTTATCCAAAACTCCCTATTTTGGCGCGAACTTATGACCGTCAAACAACCGTGAGTCTTATTAAGCAAGATGTAGACTTTATCGTGCGTGAAACCTTTGAATCTGCATTGACGCTCAGTCATGCAACCTTAGTGCAATTAGGTGTAAATAAAATTGAAGCAGATGAAATCATTGCGGAAGTTCGTTATTTAGATCAAGAACGCTTAAATGAAGAAGTTTTACATGGTTTCTCAACAGACATCATCCGAAAATATTGGATGCCTAAACCCTTCATCAAACCACATTCTGATGCTAAAGCATTAAATGAAGAAGCAGCGGAAATCTTAGAAAAAGAAGATGAGATCAATGATGAAGCTGCGGTCGAAACCCTTCTTCATGATGATTCTGAAACCGAAAAACAAAAAGAAGTCGAATAA
- a CDS encoding DUF441 domain-containing protein: MTLQFNMVALLLVFLIVLGLISQNSAITISAAVLLIMQQTLLSKYIPILEQYGVKIGIIILTIGVLAPLVSGTIQLPDLSSFLNWKMGVSILTGVFVAWLAGKGVPLMSEQPVLVTGLLIGTIIGVSFLGGIPVGPLIAAGILAVLIGKF, translated from the coding sequence ATGACATTACAATTCAATATGGTCGCGTTGCTATTGGTTTTCTTAATTGTTTTAGGTTTAATTAGCCAAAATAGCGCGATTACCATCTCAGCCGCCGTGCTGTTAATCATGCAGCAAACCTTATTATCCAAATACATTCCTATACTCGAACAATACGGTGTCAAAATCGGGATTATCATTTTAACGATTGGTGTCCTAGCTCCATTAGTGTCGGGAACAATCCAACTACCCGATCTCAGTTCATTTTTAAACTGGAAAATGGGTGTCTCTATTTTAACGGGAGTATTTGTCGCATGGCTTGCTGGTAAAGGCGTACCATTAATGAGTGAACAACCTGTTTTGGTGACAGGATTATTAATTGGTACGATTATTGGTGTGTCTTTCTTAGGCGGTATTCCGGTGGGACCTCTCATCGCCGCAGGGATTTTAGCGGTATTAATAGGAAAATTTTAA